GAATTGCGAACAGACTTCAAAACGGGCGAATTCGGCTAATAGATTGAATTATTGCACCAGGGGTCTTGATTGGAATCACACAAAGCTAGTGGAGTTAGGGATCGTCATATGCCCTGGGAACGCTGGAAACCTCTCAGGCAGGGCGGCGTCAATCTAATGCTCTGTGCGCTTGGCAGTCAACAAAAATTTCTTTCCAGTGGTTTTACTGCAATAACTTAGCAGTGCGGAACGTTACGGGGCTTGTGGTTTTTGGGGTACTGCAACTGAAACGACGGGCCTTTGATACCATCCCCTTGGGTTGGGTTGCTTGAACGCTTTACAAAGCTGAGCCACTCCTCCAAAGGCGTCACAAACCGAACCTTGCTGCGGTGTGCGCGTTAATAAAAGACCCGCTACTTCCGTTGCGCCTTGACCGTCTCCCAAGCGATTGCTTGCAACAGACTTGCCTCAGCCATGTTCAAGCGTGCCAATTCGCCGGGCGGTCCTTCTTTCGCTTTGCCAGTGGTTTCAATCAAGGCGCCTGTCACCGCGTTTGGCAAACCCGCCGGCGTGCGGCCAGACAACGTCGCGTAAAACACACAGGCGGCTAGATACGTCCCCACTGCCGTTGGGTGGCTCTTGTCCGCAATATGCAGCGCCAGCTCTGGCCGTTTCTGCAACGCCGCTTCCCAGGCCAAGCCGACCGGCACGAGCAGCGCGTTCAACTCTTTAGCAATGGATGTGTAGGCCGCTGTTAACTGCGCCTGTGTTTCCGGCGCGTTCTGCCGCGCCCAGGTCAGATAGAAAACCGTTTGTGCCCCCGCCTTTTTGATCTCGGCGTCGAACAGCCGCGCATATTCGTGAAAGGTTTTCGGGTCGGCAATCTGCGGCTTGCCATCCACGATTGGAGCGTTGCCGAGCGTGCTTTGCTCTTGCAAGACGACATAATTCCAACCGCCTCGTTTAATCGCGGCGAGCGCCTGGCCCTCTTCCCATAAGCGTTTCAGCGTTGCTCCGCCCACCGTCACCATTTCCGCTTCCAGCGGTTGCGCAGGCTTGGCCGCTTGCGCCAAGCCCACCAGCATCTGTGGCAGGTTGTTGAAATAGGTGTAGCTATTGCCAATGAATAGCACGCGGCGGACAGGCACAGCCTTTTGCGCAGCCTGCTGCGTCGTGACGGGCACAAGCACGGCCAGCAGCGTGAAGGCCAACAAGTAAAGTTTGGAGAGCGGTTTTAAGTAGCGCATGTAATCAACCTTTCCGAATCGTTCGTAACGCCTTGTTCACAATATACGCCGTCTCTTTGGTCGGCGAAGTTTCAGCCCAATGAGTGCAAACATCTTCTACCCAACCAGGCTGCGATTTACTGGCGTCGTTCAGCCAATTCGCCACCGAATCGCGCACGTATTTGGCCGGATCGCTGTGCAGCGGTTCCAGGATCGGATAGCCAAGTTCAGGATTCTTCTTCAGCGCATCAATGTGTTTGCACCACACGCCGCGCGGGCGCGTCGCCTCGCTGGCAAAGCG
This Acidobacteriota bacterium DNA region includes the following protein-coding sequences:
- a CDS encoding SGNH/GDSL hydrolase family protein, whose product is MRYLKPLSKLYLLAFTLLAVLVPVTTQQAAQKAVPVRRVLFIGNSYTYFNNLPQMLVGLAQAAKPAQPLEAEMVTVGGATLKRLWEEGQALAAIKRGGWNYVVLQEQSTLGNAPIVDGKPQIADPKTFHEYARLFDAEIKKAGAQTVFYLTWARQNAPETQAQLTAAYTSIAKELNALLVPVGLAWEAALQKRPELALHIADKSHPTAVGTYLAACVFYATLSGRTPAGLPNAVTGALIETTGKAKEGPPGELARLNMAEASLLQAIAWETVKAQRK